The following proteins are co-located in the Pseudoalteromonas sp. N1230-9 genome:
- a CDS encoding alpha-hydroxy acid oxidase, with protein MNLNQCVNYHDFEKLAKQRLPSPIYNYIAGGADDEVTMRRNTEAFNQCDLVPNVLRGVQHVDLSTEVMGQKLKLPIYCSPTALQRLFHHQGEHAVAGAAEKFGTLFGVSSLGTVSMEKIAKDFDIPQVYQFYFHKNRDLNKAMMDRAKACGVEVMMLTVDSITGGNRERDLRTGFSIPFRLTMSGMWEFIRKPNWAINYLLHEKFSLPQLQEHIDMKGNSSSIGDYFTNMLDPSMNWQDVADMVKYWNGQFCLKGIISVEDAKRAVEIGCTGIVVSNHGGRQLDGSRSSFDQLAEIVDAVGNDIDVLFDSGVQRGSHVLKALSIGAKAVGIGRMYLYALAAAGQPGVERVLGLMQSEIERDMKLMGCTNISQLQRHHVKFRR; from the coding sequence ATGAATTTAAACCAATGTGTTAACTATCATGATTTTGAAAAACTCGCTAAACAACGCCTACCTAGCCCTATTTATAACTATATTGCGGGGGGTGCCGATGATGAAGTAACCATGCGACGCAACACTGAAGCATTTAATCAATGTGATTTAGTGCCCAATGTACTCAGAGGTGTTCAGCACGTTGACCTTAGCACCGAAGTTATGGGGCAAAAACTTAAACTACCTATTTATTGTTCTCCAACAGCTTTGCAACGCTTATTTCATCACCAAGGCGAACATGCTGTAGCGGGTGCTGCTGAAAAATTTGGCACCCTATTTGGCGTGTCATCCCTCGGCACCGTATCAATGGAGAAAATAGCAAAAGATTTTGATATTCCTCAAGTTTATCAGTTTTATTTTCATAAAAATCGCGATTTAAACAAAGCAATGATGGACCGTGCAAAAGCCTGTGGTGTTGAAGTCATGATGTTGACTGTTGACTCAATTACAGGTGGAAATAGAGAGCGAGATTTACGCACAGGGTTTTCAATTCCTTTCAGGTTAACTATGTCTGGTATGTGGGAGTTTATTCGTAAGCCGAACTGGGCCATAAACTATTTACTGCATGAAAAGTTTTCGCTCCCGCAACTACAAGAGCACATAGATATGAAAGGAAATAGCTCTTCCATCGGTGACTACTTTACCAATATGCTAGACCCTTCAATGAACTGGCAAGATGTCGCAGATATGGTCAAGTATTGGAATGGTCAATTTTGCCTTAAAGGTATTATCAGCGTCGAAGATGCTAAGCGCGCTGTTGAAATAGGCTGCACGGGTATTGTGGTATCAAATCATGGCGGGCGACAATTAGATGGCTCACGCAGCTCGTTTGATCAACTAGCTGAGATTGTAGATGCGGTTGGCAATGACATTGATGTGTTATTTGACAGCGGCGTACAACGGGGCTCACACGTACTCAAAGCGTTGTCGATTGGCGCAAAAGCGGTTGGGATTGGTCGAATGTATCTTTATGCACTTGCAGCTGCAGGCCAACCTGGCGTTGAGCGAGTACTTGGTTTGATGCAAAGTGAAATTGAGCGAGATATGAAACTCATGGGCTGCACCAACATCAGTCAATTACAACGACATCACGTTAAATTTCGACGCTAA